AAGCCGGCGACCCAGTTGTGAAAAACTGATTGTGTCCAAACCTGCCGATCGTTGAAGTTCTTCTGAGAAAACAGCGTCGCTCAGAGCCCGTAAACTCTCTATTTCATGGAGTTGGGCGTACAACAGTAATGACATAAACGAATCCATGTAGAGCTTTTTCGTATAATGGTCCAGTCGATGCAGACTTACTTGTTCTTCAAATAAAGCTTGATTAATTGGTGCTAACCATTGTTTGAATGATGTTTTTCGTGTAGACTTATCCATGTGTATGTCCTTTGTAATGGATTTGGATAGGTTACTACCACACCAACCATTATAAAGGATTTTTTTATGTCCGTACACGGATTCAAGAAGATTCCGTTTTTTGAATGACATTGTTGCATTTTAATGCGACGCTAGTGAATGGGGGTGATTAAAATAACAGATCAAGATCAAATACTTCAGCATGCCGCCCAAGCAGTTAAACAAGTGCAACAAGCTGTTCAAGAAGCTCAGGCTACGGCAGATCCACAACAGCTTCAACACGCCCAGATGCAAATTCAAGCAGCCCAGCAGCAAATTAGCATGATTCAGGCACATATTACCCAACATCCTGAGCTCCATCAGACCCAGAACCAACTCAATCACATACAAAAGATCTTTCAACATACAGAATAAAATCGAGTAGGAGGGGGTGACTAACCCCCGACCTCTCACACCACCGTACGTACGGTTCCGTATACGGCGGTTTCATTTAAGTCCAACGCAACGTTTGATATCGTTTAAGCAGACTCTTAAGCCCTTGGGTTGACCAGTATTGGTCACCAAGGGCTTTATGCAAGATAGGGCTTTTGGCAATCCGCCAATAAGCCTTTCTTGTGTTGGCCCATTCCCACGCTTTCTCTTTCTTCACGCCGTATTTCACAAGATTCTTGTACTTCGTTTTGACTAGCTTCCATTCTTTCCACCTAATCATTCGCAGTCTTCTTCGAATCCAGGCATCCAGTTTGTTGAATGTGGTTGGCGTTTCTGCCAGTTGATAATAACCAAGCCAGCCCACCAAATATCGATTGAGTTTCTCGATTCTATCTGTCATATTCATGGATTTTCTTCTGGATGTAAGAGCCCGGACACGTTGTTTGAAGCGTTTGATACTCTCTTTGGGTATCCGGATTTTCGGGTGATCTTTGTGAAACGTGAAGGAAAACCCCAGAAATTTACGTCTCCATGGGCGATCCACCGCACTTTTCTCTACGTTGACCTTCAGCTTGAGTTTATTTTCAATAAATTGTGTAATATTTTCCATTACACGCAACCCTGCACGTCTTGATTTGACGTATATATTACAGTCGTCCGCATAGCGGACGAAACGGAGTCCTCTTTTCTCCAATTCCTTGTCCAACTCATCTAAGACGATATTGGAAAGTAGTGGACTGAGCGGACCACCTTGCGGAGCTCCTTCTGTATTAGGACGCACTAAACCCTCTTCCATAATACCTGCCTGCAGGTATCTTCGAATCAGCTTCAATAGATGTGGGTCCTCAATACGTTTGTTCAATGTGCGCATCAAACGATCGTGGTTGACTTTATCGAAGAATTTCTCTAGGTCCATGTCAACGACCCAACGGTAGCCTTCTTTCATGTATTGCCTTGCTTCTCTTACGGCATCATGTCCTCGCTTGTTTGGTCTAAATCCATAACTGTGTTTCGAGAACGTTGAGTCGTATTCTTCAGTGAGAACTTGTGCAATTGCTTGTTGGATGAATCTATCCAACACGGTTGGGATGCCTAACTTCCTCTTCCCGCCGTTTGGTTTCGGGATTTCGACACGACGGACAGGTTGAGGACGATAAGACCCCTCTTGGATTTCTTTTCGCAGGCTTGTCCAATGTTT
This sequence is a window from Lentibacillus sp. JNUCC-1. Protein-coding genes within it:
- the ltrA gene encoding group II intron reverse transcriptase/maturase → MLDRILSRENLINALKRVERNKGSHGVDGMPVQNLRAHVMKHWTSLRKEIQEGSYRPQPVRRVEIPKPNGGKRKLGIPTVLDRFIQQAIAQVLTEEYDSTFSKHSYGFRPNKRGHDAVREARQYMKEGYRWVVDMDLEKFFDKVNHDRLMRTLNKRIEDPHLLKLIRRYLQAGIMEEGLVRPNTEGAPQGGPLSPLLSNIVLDELDKELEKRGLRFVRYADDCNIYVKSRRAGLRVMENITQFIENKLKLKVNVEKSAVDRPWRRKFLGFSFTFHKDHPKIRIPKESIKRFKQRVRALTSRRKSMNMTDRIEKLNRYLVGWLGYYQLAETPTTFNKLDAWIRRRLRMIRWKEWKLVKTKYKNLVKYGVKKEKAWEWANTRKAYWRIAKSPILHKALGDQYWSTQGLKSLLKRYQTLRWT